The region CTTCCGACCTTCCAGCACTGGGCAGGTGTCAGACTCTATACATCGTGTTACCACTTAGCAGAGTCCTGTGTTTTTAATAAACAGCCGCTACCCCCTGGTATGTGCCACTTTCCTAATCAAAAGATAGGAGAGCACCCCTTCTCCCGAAGTTACGGGGTCATTTTGCCGAGTTCCTTCGACATGGTTCTCTCGACGCGCCCTAGTATACTCTACTTATTCACCTGTGTCGGTTTGGGGTACGGTCAGTTCACCGGGAGGATCGCCCTCCCAATTCGAAGTTTTTTCCTGGAAGTTTCAACCGTCGTTGACTATGACAATAGTCGTGACCGACTATTAAGATCCTCGCGACTATGGCAGGGCGGTACGCTCTGCTCTCTCGCGACCTCCACTCTAATCAAAAGACTAAAGGCCCCTACGGAAGATGAAAAAGGCGAGGACTGAAATGAGAAAGGAAGGAGTTCGGCAAGACGACTTCGGTTCACACGTGAAAGTGCTTCGAAAGGTGTGAGCAGGTGCGCGGAGCTGGAGCCGGCATGTTCGCCCGCTGGGCCGAGTGTTCGCCCACTTCTTTTTCTTCGCCTTTAGAGAGAAACCCGTGTCCGCCCCAGCAAGAAAACGTATGCATGTGTACGGAAGCGCAACGGCTTTCGCGCTCATCCCTTGCTTCAAAACTACAGGTTTTAGCCCTCCGTTTGCTGGTCGCCAAAGACGAGAGCTTCGCCTTTGGAAGCGCCAGTAGCGTAGGGCGACCGGGCCAGCCGAGCCCCTCTGAATTACTTTACGGCTTTGATGACTCGACGGTGAATATTAAGGAAAGGAGAGCGAGGGGAAGAGGGGGCAGCCCTCGGCCCGATCATCCAATTCGCTCCGACGATCCAGGCATGGTTCAGTAGTCAAAGCAACTTTGTCACTTTCGTGTACCCATCGGACGGCAACCCTTTCGGGGGTTCCTTAGGGACCGATTCACTCTGCGTAGATTGACTGAATGCAGAAAGCCTTCCACTGGCAGGCGATTGTGTTTTTCACAGGATTTCTCGTTACTCATGTCAGCATTCTCACTTCTGATATCTCCAGGTCTTGTGATGGCAGTCACTGCAGTTACTCCTGCTTGGGCTTCAACTATAGAAACCAGCTACACTGATGATGATCATTGCAAATCTCTGCTTGAGAAGCTCACTGTATCAGCCAATGCAGCACCCCCTTATACTCTTCATTCTggcattttgagatataaaggaagAATATATGTGGGATCAGATGCTGTTCTTAAACACCAAATCATTGATTCACTTCACAACTGTCCCATAGGAGGCCATTCAGGCATTGTGGCTACTTATCAAATGGTAAAAAAGCTATTTGATTGGCGCCAGGCCAGGAGATTGAAACTTTTCTACATGAGTGTGCAGTTTGCCAAAGAGTCAAGGGAGAGCATTGCCACTACCCTGGTCTCCTAGATCCATTGCCATTACCTACTTCTGCTTGGACTGACATCTCCCTGGATTTCTTTGAGGGTCTTCCCAAATCATTGGGCAAAGAAGTCATATTGTTGGTGGTGGACAGGTTCACTAAATATTCTCATTTCATTCCCCTTTCTCACCCTTATACAGTACAATCAGTCTCTCATGCTTTCATGGATAATGTTTTTAAGTGGAATGGATTGCCAAAGTCAATACTCTCTGATAGAAACTAGATATTCACAAGTAACATGTGGCAGGTCTTCTTCAAAGCACTGCAAGTGAAATTGAGGTTTAGCTCTGCCTATCACCCACAATCAGATGGCCAGACAGAACGTGTGAATCAGTGTGTGGAAAATTACTTGCGTTGCATGGTTTTTCAGCAACCAAGGAAGTGGGCTAGTTTGGATCAAGCAAATGCCACTTgggaggatgccgacttcatcaaagGTCTCTTTCCGGAGTTCTATACAACTCCTATTCGTGGTTGGTGCCCTAATTCCAACACTTGACAATGCTTTGGGGGAGGTATTGTCATATCTGAAGATTACTATACCTAACTCTCGATTGAATTCAGAGTGCTGCCTTTACTTCATCTACCGTGAACGGATCCAAGAGGCTTGCGTTCATTTCTTCAGTTACTCGCCTGTTTACTTTCCCCAGTAGCCCAGGGTTGGGAGCTAGGACTGCTGAGGTGAACAGTCCCTCAAAGAAACCCTGTATTAGAGATGCTAACTGGTCATTACCTTCGATCCTGTTGCCGTTTGAGTCATTCAGAAACTTTATTATGTTCTTCTTTTTTCTCCGTTGCAAAATGATGTGATGAAAGAAGCTCGTATTTCGGTCTCCATGGCGGAGCCAATTAGCCCTTCCTCTTTGCAACCATTAATCCGAGTGCAAACTCTCTCAATTCAGTGTTGGAAGCAGTCGCTCCTATCCACTCCTACCAGGGAGGGGAGCCCTAAGTATTTGTCAGTGAGCGATTCGGTGACAATATTCTGCAGGCTGCATACCTCTTGTCTGTCCCCCCTATCTGTCTAAGGGTCCTTGGTAAAACTCTCTTCATTGAAGGTAGTACATGGGTATCCATCTTATCTACGGTCTGCGGGTCATCCACATGACCAAAACAAAGGGTACGAAAGCAGTGAAACCGATATATCTGTTGAAGGCGATCCCACCGGTCCTATTTATTAAGTTGCAATGGCGAGTATCTTTGGACCCCAAAGAGTTGTATAAGTTGGAAAATGGAGATTTGCCTGTGGCATTGGCCGTTGGGCAGCTAGCTATTGCATTTGAAGGCTCCACAGAAAGAACCCGCAGGTACTATTACGACAGGTGGCTTCGAATCCAGTTTGTTAGTCGTTTGCATCTCGGTTAACAAAAATAAGCTTGAATCCCTCCATTCATATTATCAAACCACTCATTTTTGATCTAGAGGAGTTAAACGTATAAGTGGATACTGTGCTGGCAAAAACCTATCTAGTATTATACTATGGAGTTATTATAGTCTTGGTCTAGGAGACTATATATTGAATGTAGATAGGTTATATATTCTTTAGTACTAGATTATATTTACTGCTATGACTGTATATTGGCCCTTTTGAGTAAGACTGAAGAAGATCTTCTGAGAACTGACAGTTTCCGTATGGAAGATAGAAAACATATATGGGACACTCTAGAGAAGCATCTCCCATTTGATCCTAAATTGAGCTAGGAGTTGTTTCCGGGCATGCTCAAAAAAGGGTTATTATACACCCCAACCCCATCCCTTGGAAAAAAGAAGGTAGCACAGAAGAAAGGAAAGAGCGATATGGTGGTTTTTGTTGTTCCCGTGAAGCGAAGATCATTCGCTTGGCGAATGAAGTCGATCAACCTCTTTTTGGCTCGGGCCAATCACTTTTTCTCGCTGGTAGAGCTTTATAAAAAAGCGATGTGAGAGCGTATTCTCTTATCTAAGCTTCCTCCCTTCGCTCCCCCCATCGTAGATGGTTCAGCCACACCCGGTGCCACGAAATGATTGAGAACTAGGACGGGGTCGAAATGCATTTTATTCTTAGTATTAAAAAAGTATTGCATGACCGAATAATTCAAGGAGGGGCGCACAGCGGGGAGGGTCCTTTTTAGTAGATGACTCGTCGGGCCGTCAGAGCGGGACTTCTTTGGTAAAAATAACTTGATTCTATTCCTTTGTAGTAAGGAAGCGGCATTTCCCATAAGGAAAGGTATGTGATTTACAACCCCGGCGTATTGAGGCCGCTTGAAGGCCCCGCTCACCCCAAGTGATTTATCAAAATTCTTCTTTCTCGATGGTGATCGGTCATGGTATCCATAACGTTGCATCTTTTTCGGCCAAATCTGGATTTTGTTTTGCTTCTCCTGGTCGATCGAGTCGACTCTTTTCCCTATACTATAGCTGGATAAGCTAGATACCAAAACTTTGATAAAGATTGAGGCAACCCATTTGAGGAAGAACCGGACGGACCCCTATGGAGATGGCATAAACAATCCTTTGATGAACTTTCTGGGAATTATGGAATTTGAATGGATTGagtacatcaagatgaagaaaTTAACGTAATAAGCGATATGCTCAAAAGATTCGATCATGCCAGAAACCTCAGTGTGCATGGCACTAAAAAGGGTACAAAGAACCTGATATGCAAGTAATGGCTGAATAGCCGGGGAAAGaaatgttctacatatatcaacagATAGGGGAGTAACAAAAGAAGATccagtgctggttcttaagaaaggtCAAGGGTATATAGAGAATTCTTGTTATGTTATGTGCAATTTGAACATAAATCTTCTCCCTATCAAACTCAATCTTCCGATGCTTTGCAAACCCTTGGATTGGCAACCAGCAGAGAGGGGGTCTGATCCTGATACATTATCGGATCTGATAGGAGGTTACTTATACAAACCCACGGGGGATATCTAGAATCACTTTCGGCTATTAACTTCCCATGACTTAAACCACTTCTATATAAAGTTACATAAAAAAGAATACAAGCAGATGTGTGATATTTTGAATGGGCTTCAGTCTCAAGCGTTTGAAATAAACAAAAGGCTCTTGAGATTTCTGGAAAAGAATCGTCAATGTTTAGTTGAGTGTGGGCTTTTTTTGCCAAATGCTTTGGCTCGCGTGAATCTGACAGAAGCCTCAATCCGTTATGGCTCGGACCCTCTTAGCAGTTGGATCCTTCGGGAAGCCATAGTAGGGATTACGTCAGTACATTCTTAGGCGAGCAGTGGGTTATATCACCCCTATTTTGTTTTTGACCTTCTGTCTTTTTTAGGCATGGGACCAAAGCAAGGTTGACCGAAGTTGAACATTCCTATGGAACTCCCCTTCAGACGACTTCTCTGCGCTTGCCCAACACCTTTCGTTTTATGGACCAGGACCAATTTCACCTCAGACCATGGTCAAGTCATAACTGACTGGATAACATTCTCTCAAGGACCTGCAAAACTCTCTAATGCGGATGATCAAACGTTGCTTCAGATGTGTATGAGAAGGAAGCGTCTCACAGGACTCTTAGATAGAAACCAGCATAGTCTATGAATTAGCATGAACAGTTTAATGAACTTGGTTGCACTCGTAAAGCGAGCGTGAAGAGAGCTGCGAAAGAAGCCCACGGAACGGAGCGGTTATTTTTCCTGACTAGCAAGTGGACAGGCTCAGATGGCGTAGCTGATGTGTCATGCTAGGTATCTTTTATTGGCCAAGTCAGGAAGGATAGTCAAGTAAGAAAATAGACCATAAGCCATCCTTTATCCTTTTTTTCTAAGAAAGGAACAATAAATAGCTCATAGTTTCCTTCCAACTGCCCTACGAGTTGTTCTTCTATCATCAACGAGAGTTTACTTTGCTGTCGATGCAGGCAATAATAGATAGATATCTGCGCCCGGTTCCTGGTCAAGTGTTGGAAAAACCGGAATATGATGCTTTCTACTTCAGCAGTAGGGTTGGCCTAAAGCCAGCCCATAGAATAGATACGGGCATGTTCTACACAGGAGTTCTTGTAGAACATGTTCCAATCAAACCTCTTTCCCTTCGTCTCCGGTTTTCAATACGAACAAGTGTCATCCTCTTCTCCCATCGTTTGGATGGAATACCCACGTGGAGCTGACCTTCACTTTTCAGAGATAGCGGCAAGCCGATAATTTGTAGTCTCCCTGGTAGTTTTCTGGAAATTTCAGTAGAAGTGAAGCCTTGTAGGAGCTCCCTAAGGACTCTATCTAAGACCTTTTTGAGACCCTGGGTGACTCGCGTGGACTTATCCCCTCTCGGTAAGCCGAAGACCATATCGTCTTTGTAGCGTGCGTCATAGAAGACTACAGCCCCATCCTCTCGGACCATTACCCTTTCAAGCTTGGCATCCAATATATGGAGATAGCAGTGAATGAGGACAGGTTCAATCGGGCTTCCGAGCGGTATTCCTCGCTTTTGGCACGTGTAACTCTTACCTTTTTTATCTATGTGTGGTTTTCATGAAAACCTATTTTATCAACCTATGGACTCCTTCCAATGGCAGAGTCTTTCGAGCAAATTGGTTCAGGATTCTAAGGTTAGAAAAGAGTTACCACTCAAGGGAGGAACAGGATATGTGGAAGGCTATCCTGGTGGCTCAAGACTGACCGGTATACCTGGACCAGTCTATATTGAGCCATATTCATCAATTCGTTAGGCAATTTGGCCTCACACAATGTATCCCTGTTCCACCAGACGCTTAATCAACCCTGGAACACAAGAGAACCCTTCTTATCAAAGAGAGTTGCGTATTAAACAGATGAGAGAAATAGCCCTAAATATGTGCATCGAGTACGCTTTCTTTCGTGGTGTTCAGGATCCCATGCTTTGCAGTTCACGCATGGCTTTCTCTAACGAAGTTAATGCTGAATTAAAGACCTTAAACGGTTGCCCTAACTTTTTCTATTAGCTCATCTTGTCTGTAGTGATATTTTGGAGAAAGAAGCAATCACGAAAGCTAGTGCTAGTTGTGGCTTTTTGTACTAATCTTGTTTGTTTGGTAGCTCGCATCAGCAGCTTTAAAAGGAATAGAAAACGAGGCTTTTTCCACCACACTAGGGGCGGGCATTACGCTCAAGCAGGGGAAGTCAATTTGACTGCTGCTCGAGAACCTGTTTGAACAAGAAGAAGTAGCATGGCTCCAGCGGGGCTGATGATTACCTATACCTGATGATTTTCAATCCACAGCTCATTTTCTTGAATATATAACAAGCCTTGCAAATTGTGATAATATGTATCAAATTAGTGGTCCGCATAACCCAATAATTGAAAATTATGGAGGTGCAGGCCCAAGTACTTCGAATCATCAACAAGAAATCCAAGAAAGAACAGCGAAGGAAAAATGTGACAAGAAAAGTGTTTTCTCGACTCGAGATGTTAGAAGGTGCTAAATCAATAGGTGCCGGAGCTGCTACAATTGCTTTAGCCGGAGCTGCTGTCGGTATTGGAAATGTCCTCAGTTATTTGATTCATTCCGTGGTGCGAAATCCATCATTGGCTAAACAATCATTTGGTTATGCCATTTTGGGATTTGCTCTCACCGAAGCTATTGCATTATTTGCCCCAATGATGGCCTTTCTGATCTCATTCATTTTCCGATCGCATAAAAAGTCATGAGATCAAAAAAGAAATGTGAGAATGTAGTTAAAGATGTAAAAAAAGTCAATATCTCGTTCTCTTGTTCTTAAATCATGAATTGGATGATGTGCGTTTCATCAAGTATGAACATATTGCATTTTTGCTATGCAATTTCAGTACCGGATCGACGTCCATTTATTTCTGTGTCCTCATTCGCATGTATGTCTATGTTAGATAGGCTCTGGAAGGCCTTACTTTCTATTACTCTCTTATAGGTGGATTTCCTCCGCTTAATTTCGAAATTTACCCAGCCTTTTGAGTACTAGGATCTCCCCCTTATCCTAGCAGATCGGTACACAGACCATATCCTTGGGCAGCTCGGATGTATCTGAAGGCCTCAATTTGAGCATCTGACCACTGGAATGATTCTTTTTTTAGACAGTCATGAAGTGGCCTAGAATTTATCCCATAATTCTTGAAAAATCTTCTTTTTCTGCAGCCATACCAAGAAAACTCCTCAACTGAGTGATAGTCTTAGGTGCTGGCCATTCTTTGATGGCAACTATTTTGTGGGGGTCTGTAGATAGACCCTATCCTTAGATAACATGCCCTAAATACTCCACTTGAGGGACAGGAAAACTGCATTTGCTAATCTTAGAGGAAATGTCTGGCATGAAAGTCAATTACTTGAAGAGTGATATTTTCACAGTAGGGTTGAGTGTAGAGGAGGAGCAGAGGGTAGCTGATATAACTGTGAGATAGGCAAATTTCCAATAAAATATAATATCTGGGATTACCAATCAGCAAAGACAAGATCTCTTCTAATGATTTTTTTTCATTAAAAGGTAGAAAAGAAGTTGGACTCTTGGCAATGCAAACATTTCTCTTATGGAGGAAGAGATATAGTGATCAATGCATGTTTAACAAATGTCCCTATGTACCTTCTGGGTTGCTACACTTTGCCTGTCGAAATACAGAAAAAAGTTGATACAATAAGAAATCACTTCTACTGGGAGTAAGAAGAAGAAATTTCACATGCTCATATAGGAACACCTATGCACCCCTAAAGATTATGGTGGTGTGGGCTTCACTTATATGAGAGTTAGAAACATTTGTTTACTGTCAAagtggctggaggaggtcaattAACTACTAGAGCTTACACTGCAGATACTACTTATTAAAGGGCACACATTTCGAGACACCTTCAAGCTACTGAAATTGGAAAACAATGATGTTATATTGGCTTATGATTGGCTATATCATCAAGTTGAACGTTGTTTTCGGGGATCTGGGCAGAAGGAAAAGAGGCTCCTAGCTAAAGTTGTCTCACCCTGCTTCAAAACTACAGGGCGCGCGCTACGGCTTTGACCTAACGACCTCCGTTTGCTGGAATCGGAATAGTTGAGAACAAAGTGGCGAATGGGTGTGTAACGCGTGGGAATCTGCCGAACAGTTCGGGCCAAATCCTGAAGAAAGCTCAAAAGCGCTGTTTGATGAGCCTGCGTAGTATTAGGTAGTTGTTCAGGTAAAGGCTGACCAAGCCAATGATGCTTAGCTGGTCTTTTCGGATGATCAGCCACACTGGGACTGAGACACGGCCCGGACTCCCACAGGGGGCAGCAGTGGGGAATCTTGGACAATGGGCAAAAGCCCGATCCAGCAATATCGCGTGAgtgaaaaagggcaatgccacttgTAAAGCTCTTTCGTCGAGTGCGCGATCATGACAAGACTCGAGGAAGAAGCCCCGGCTAACTCCATGCCAGCAGCCGCGGTaagacgggggggggggggcaagtgtTCTTTGGAATGACTTGGCGTAAAGGGCACGTAGGCGGTGAATCGGGTTGAAAGTGAAAGTCGCCAAAAAGTGGCGGAATGCTCTCGAAACCAATTCACTTGAGTGAGACAGACGAGAGTGGAATTTCGTGTGTAGGGATGAAATCCGTAGATCTACGAAGGAATGCCAAAAGCGAAGGCAGCTCTCTGGGTCCCTACCGACGCTGGGGTGCGAAAGCATGGGGAGCGAACAGGATTAGATACCCTGGTAGTCCATGCCGTAAACGATGAGTGTTCGCCCTTGGTCTACGCGGATCAGGGGCCCAGCTAACGCGTGAAACACTCCGCCTGGGGAGTACGGTCGCAAGACCGAAACTCAAAAGAATTGATGGGGGCCTGCATAAGCGgtggagcatgtggtttaattcGATACAACGCGCAAAACCTTACCACCCCTTGACATATGAACAAC is a window of Triticum dicoccoides isolate Atlit2015 ecotype Zavitan chromosome 2B, WEW_v2.0, whole genome shotgun sequence DNA encoding:
- the LOC119367722 gene encoding ATP synthase subunit 9, mitochondrial-like: MLEGAKSIGAGAATIALAGAAVGIGNVLSYLIHSVVRNPSLAKQSFGYAILGFALTEAIALFAPMMAFLISFIFRSHKKS